The following are encoded together in the Robertmurraya sp. FSL R5-0851 genome:
- a CDS encoding purine-nucleoside phosphorylase, whose amino-acid sequence MNVLNINNSASFLKGKYKKTPKIGLILGSGLGVLADEIVEPTKIPYNEIPDFPVSTVEGHAGQLVFGTLEGVEVVAMQGRFHYYEGYSFDKVTFPVRVMKELGVELLIVTNAAGGVNESFNPGDLMLITDHINNMGSNPLIGPNDSRLGVRFPDMSEAYSRDLREKAKQVANGLGLTLQEGVYVGNTGPTYETPAEVRMLRVMGGDAVGMSTVPEVIVARHANLKVLGISCISNMAAGILDQPLNHEEVIETTEKVKHDFLRLVKAVVKEIGA is encoded by the coding sequence ATGAACGTGTTAAACATAAATAATTCAGCTTCTTTTTTAAAAGGTAAATACAAAAAAACACCAAAAATTGGACTGATCCTTGGTTCGGGGCTGGGTGTGCTTGCGGATGAGATTGTTGAGCCAACAAAAATTCCATACAATGAAATTCCAGATTTCCCCGTTTCAACAGTAGAAGGACATGCTGGACAGCTTGTATTCGGGACGTTAGAAGGTGTTGAGGTCGTCGCCATGCAAGGGAGATTTCATTACTACGAGGGTTATAGCTTTGATAAAGTAACATTTCCTGTTCGTGTAATGAAAGAACTTGGTGTAGAGCTACTAATTGTCACAAATGCAGCGGGCGGTGTTAATGAGTCCTTTAATCCAGGTGATTTAATGTTAATTACCGATCATATCAATAATATGGGATCGAATCCGTTAATCGGACCAAATGATTCAAGATTAGGGGTACGCTTCCCTGATATGTCTGAGGCCTATTCAAGAGATTTACGTGAGAAAGCAAAGCAGGTAGCGAATGGATTAGGTCTTACACTTCAAGAGGGAGTGTACGTTGGAAACACGGGACCTACATATGAGACACCAGCTGAAGTTCGTATGTTACGTGTGATGGGTGGCGACGCAGTGGGAATGTCAACTGTTCCGGAGGTTATTGTAGCAAGACATGCCAACTTAAAGGTTCTAGGCATCTCTTGTATTTCCAATATGGCAGCAGGAATATTAGACCAGCCATTAAATCACGAAGAAGTAATAGAAACAACTGAAAAAGTAAAGCATGACTTTTTAAGATTAGTTAAAGCAGTGGTTAAGGAAATAGGAGCATAA
- the deoB gene encoding phosphopentomutase, which translates to MPYQYKRIFLVVMDSVGIGEAKDAERFGDKGSNTLGHIAERMNGLHMPNMAKLGLSNIESIGGIEKADSPLAYYTKMQEASNGKDTMTGHWEIMGLNIKTPFKVFPDGFPDELLAELEEKTGRKIIGNKPASGTEILDELGEEHMKTGALIVYTSADSVLQIAAHEDIVPIEEQYKICKIARELTLDEKYMVGRIIARPFVGEPGNFKRTANRHDYALKPFDRTVMNELKDSKFDVIAIGKISDIYDGEGVTESLRTVSNMDGMDKLVQTLDMDFTGLSFLNLVDFDALYGHRRDPIGYGKALEEYDARLPEVFEKLKDDDLLIITADHGNDPVHPGTDHTREYVPLLVYSPIMKGGKKLPIRETFADIGATVAENFQVKLPKYGKSFLNELN; encoded by the coding sequence ATGCCTTATCAATATAAACGGATTTTTTTAGTTGTGATGGATTCAGTTGGGATCGGAGAAGCAAAAGATGCTGAGAGATTTGGAGATAAAGGTTCAAATACATTAGGTCATATTGCAGAAAGAATGAATGGTTTACATATGCCAAATATGGCGAAGCTTGGCCTGAGTAATATTGAATCAATAGGTGGAATTGAAAAAGCAGATTCCCCGCTAGCTTACTATACAAAAATGCAAGAAGCCTCAAATGGAAAAGATACGATGACAGGTCATTGGGAGATTATGGGACTCAATATAAAAACCCCGTTTAAAGTGTTTCCGGATGGTTTCCCGGATGAATTATTAGCTGAACTAGAAGAAAAGACAGGTAGAAAAATTATTGGAAATAAGCCTGCCAGTGGAACGGAAATACTCGATGAACTGGGCGAAGAACATATGAAGACAGGTGCGTTAATTGTCTATACATCTGCTGATTCCGTTTTACAAATTGCGGCACATGAAGATATTGTTCCAATTGAAGAGCAATATAAAATTTGTAAAATAGCTAGAGAGCTAACCTTGGATGAAAAATACATGGTCGGTAGAATTATTGCCAGACCATTTGTAGGAGAACCAGGGAATTTTAAGAGAACAGCGAACCGCCATGATTATGCATTAAAACCATTTGACAGAACAGTGATGAATGAATTAAAGGATAGTAAGTTTGACGTAATTGCGATAGGGAAGATATCAGATATTTACGACGGTGAAGGAGTAACAGAGTCTTTACGTACGGTGTCGAATATGGATGGAATGGATAAGCTTGTTCAAACGCTTGATATGGATTTTACAGGCTTGAGCTTTTTAAATCTAGTTGATTTTGATGCGTTATATGGACATCGTAGAGATCCAATTGGCTACGGAAAAGCTCTAGAAGAATATGACGCTCGTTTACCTGAAGTATTTGAAAAATTAAAAGACGACGATTTGTTAATCATTACGGCTGATCACGGAAATGATCCGGTTCACCCTGGAACAGACCATACACGTGAATATGTTCCTTTATTGGTGTATTCACCTATCATGAAGGGTGGAAAAAAACTGCCGATTCGTGAGACGTTTGCAGATATTGGAGCAACCGTAGCAGAGAATTTCCAAGTGAAACTGCCAAAGTACGGTAAAAGCTTTTTAAACGAATTAAATTAA
- the xerD gene encoding site-specific tyrosine recombinase XerD: MEDELKDFMHFLIVEKALAKNTIVSYERDLKAYVKYIKTVENVQSIDGIGRIQIVHFLGHLKEQGKSSRTIARNIASIRAFHQFLLREKVAEQDPSVHIETPQLERTLPKVLNLQEVERLLEAPKLTTHYGLRDKAMLELLYATGIRVSELIGLNLDDAHLTMGFVRCIGKGNKERIIPLGRTAATAIQEYLNKGRPQFIKNQREESLFVNHHGRRLTRQGFWKILKGLTKEAGIEKDLTPHTLRHSFATHLLENGADLRAVQEMLGHSDISTTQIYTHVTKTRLKDVYSQFHPRA, from the coding sequence ATGGAAGATGAGTTAAAGGACTTTATGCACTTTCTAATAGTTGAAAAAGCATTAGCTAAAAATACGATTGTATCGTACGAACGAGATTTAAAAGCGTATGTAAAATATATAAAGACAGTAGAAAATGTTCAATCCATTGACGGGATCGGCCGGATTCAGATTGTACACTTTTTAGGTCATTTAAAAGAACAAGGAAAATCCTCAAGAACGATCGCCAGAAATATAGCCTCTATACGTGCTTTTCATCAGTTCTTATTACGTGAAAAAGTAGCTGAGCAGGATCCTTCTGTACATATTGAAACACCTCAGCTAGAACGAACACTTCCAAAGGTGTTGAATCTGCAAGAGGTAGAAAGATTGTTAGAGGCACCGAAGCTTACCACCCACTATGGCCTGCGAGATAAAGCAATGCTGGAGCTTTTATATGCAACAGGAATTCGTGTGAGTGAACTAATAGGATTGAATCTTGATGATGCCCATTTAACGATGGGATTTGTTCGTTGTATCGGTAAGGGAAATAAAGAACGAATAATTCCATTAGGCCGAACAGCCGCAACAGCGATTCAAGAGTATTTAAACAAGGGGCGCCCGCAATTCATTAAGAACCAACGGGAAGAATCGTTGTTCGTCAACCATCATGGAAGAAGATTAACCAGACAGGGATTCTGGAAGATTTTAAAGGGGTTAACGAAGGAAGCAGGCATTGAAAAGGATCTAACTCCTCATACACTTAGACATTCCTTTGCGACCCATCTTCTCGAGAACGGAGCAGATTTAAGAGCCGTTCAAGAAATGCTAGGACATTCGGATATATCGACTACGCAAATATACACACATGTAACGAAAACACGTTTAAAGGACGTGTATAGTCAATTCCACCCAAGAGCCTGA
- a CDS encoding YqzK family protein: MKTWFQLVFQTLKVFILFTGCTILFYYGIMWVNEEYQDYHRYDEPNGTAVKVSANVDTEKSTWFDRIVLFYLNGE, encoded by the coding sequence ATGAAAACGTGGTTCCAGCTCGTTTTTCAAACCTTGAAGGTATTTATCCTTTTTACCGGATGCACAATCCTCTTTTATTATGGTATTATGTGGGTAAATGAAGAGTATCAAGATTATCATCGATACGATGAACCAAACGGGACAGCGGTAAAAGTGTCAGCGAATGTAGATACTGAAAAATCTACTTGGTTTGATCGCATCGTTCTTTTTTACTTAAATGGGGAGTAA
- a CDS encoding pyrimidine-nucleoside phosphorylase → MRMVDIIEKKRDGKELTTEEIQFCIKGYTDGSIPDYQMSALTMAIVFQGMSEAERATLTMAMVESGDQIDLSAIHGIKVDKHSTGGVGDTTTLVLGPLVASVGVPVAKMSGRGLGHTGGTIDKLESVEGFHVELENEEFVRLVNQNKLAVIGQSGNLTPADKKLYALRDVTGTVESIPLIASSIMSKKIAAGADAIVLDVKTGAGAFMKTLEDSRELAKAMVRIGNNVGRRTMAVISDMSQPLGFAIGNALEVKEAIDTLKGEGPEDLTELCLTLGSHMVLLAEKATNVEEARQMLKNAIKDGSALETLKVFLRSQGGDDSVVDDPARLPQASFKIEVEAKEEGYLAEIIADEMGTAAMLLGAGRATKESEIDLAVGLLLKKKIGDQVQVGESIVTIYSNFEDVQEVKEKIYNSITITKEKVSAPILVHEEITE, encoded by the coding sequence ATGAGAATGGTTGATATTATTGAGAAAAAACGTGATGGCAAAGAATTAACAACAGAAGAAATTCAATTTTGTATAAAAGGCTACACCGATGGAAGCATTCCTGATTATCAAATGAGTGCTCTTACAATGGCAATCGTGTTTCAAGGGATGTCAGAGGCCGAAAGAGCAACTCTAACGATGGCTATGGTTGAGTCAGGGGATCAAATCGATCTATCTGCGATACATGGAATCAAGGTGGATAAACACTCGACAGGAGGAGTGGGAGATACAACCACTCTCGTATTAGGACCATTGGTCGCTTCTGTAGGCGTTCCTGTTGCCAAAATGTCCGGAAGAGGGCTCGGACATACAGGTGGAACCATTGATAAGCTTGAATCTGTTGAAGGTTTTCATGTGGAATTAGAAAATGAAGAGTTTGTCCGTCTAGTGAACCAAAATAAACTAGCGGTTATTGGTCAAAGTGGGAACTTAACACCAGCTGATAAAAAGCTTTATGCCTTAAGAGATGTAACAGGTACAGTAGAAAGTATTCCATTAATCGCTAGCTCCATAATGAGTAAAAAAATTGCAGCGGGCGCCGATGCGATTGTGTTAGATGTAAAAACTGGTGCTGGAGCGTTTATGAAAACGCTTGAGGATTCTCGTGAACTTGCAAAAGCAATGGTACGAATCGGTAACAATGTTGGCCGGAGAACGATGGCTGTCATCTCTGACATGAGTCAGCCTTTAGGGTTTGCTATTGGAAATGCTTTAGAAGTAAAGGAAGCCATTGATACGTTAAAAGGGGAAGGACCAGAGGACTTAACAGAACTTTGTTTAACCCTTGGTAGCCACATGGTCTTGTTAGCAGAAAAAGCTACAAATGTAGAAGAGGCACGTCAAATGCTAAAGAATGCTATAAAGGATGGTTCAGCTCTTGAAACATTGAAAGTCTTCCTTCGATCTCAAGGAGGAGATGATTCTGTTGTTGACGATCCAGCAAGACTCCCTCAAGCAAGCTTTAAGATAGAAGTAGAAGCGAAGGAAGAAGGCTATTTAGCAGAAATTATTGCAGATGAAATGGGAACAGCAGCCATGCTTTTAGGAGCTGGTAGAGCGACGAAGGAATCAGAGATTGATTTAGCCGTTGGACTTTTATTGAAAAAGAAAATTGGAGATCAAGTTCAAGTAGGAGAATCCATTGTCACCATTTATAGTAATTTTGAGGATGTTCAAGAAGTAAAAGAAAAGATTTATAACAGCATTACAATCACGAAAGAAAAAGTCTCTGCTCCAATACTCGTTCATGAAGAAATAACGGAATAG